One genomic region from Campylobacter sp. RM5004 encodes:
- the glyS gene encoding glycine--tRNA ligase subunit beta, producing the protein MKKFLIEITCEELPAIPFLKEEPNIKNKLETILNANNIIFSDLEFLYTPRRFLFTFKAKEFSKDSQTELIGAPKEVAYKDGKLSKAGESFLAKANISESELEFKEIKGKLCLYALKTEAGKHIKELINDILESFITSLNFGKSMRWGANTFSFIRPITGLCVMMDDELINAKLFNQESCKSTFVHRNVSMQKVAFNTQEEYFKTLKEGRVILNPKDRLEIILSEIRNIEKLWNLKAEIDEELLAEVVAITEYPSALLGSFDKEFLQVAPEVIITSMKENQRYFAVYKDNSLSNNFITITNSFNPDLETIKKGNEKVLRARLSDALFFWENDLKVGLEPESLANTIYMQELGTLKDKQARELSIALRLAKIFGYENEKNVKDAINLSKADLRTQMVGEFPELQGIVGSYYAANMGYSSEVCTAIKEQYLYDELPSTKLSKIIILATRLDTLMGLFSINKLPSGNKDPYALRRAALSIIKILIDLGVKFNLLDLLGEFKGLYKAYDISKLISFINDRFSALYPVNSSYIKAVLNANNTDIVTIDENINALITLSKDKDYESKISTFKRLANIIKDSKDLYCDESKLSNEYERKLHKAYKDISFSENVSDNLAAIFALKPIIDEFFDNVMINVDDLEIKNNRLALVYSIYKHIASIADLKEVSFENNI; encoded by the coding sequence ATGAAAAAGTTTTTAATAGAAATAACTTGCGAAGAATTACCGGCTATTCCTTTTTTAAAAGAAGAGCCAAATATTAAAAATAAATTAGAAACTATTTTAAATGCGAATAATATTATTTTTAGCGATTTAGAGTTTTTGTATACTCCAAGACGCTTTTTATTCACTTTTAAAGCCAAAGAATTTTCAAAAGATAGTCAAACAGAGCTAATCGGTGCTCCTAAAGAAGTAGCCTATAAAGATGGAAAATTAAGCAAAGCTGGTGAGAGCTTTTTAGCTAAAGCAAATATTAGCGAAAGCGAATTAGAGTTTAAAGAAATTAAAGGAAAACTTTGTTTATACGCTCTAAAAACTGAAGCAGGAAAGCATATAAAAGAATTAATAAACGATATTTTAGAAAGCTTTATAACAAGTCTTAATTTTGGTAAAAGTATGCGTTGGGGAGCAAATACTTTTAGCTTTATTCGTCCTATTACTGGGCTATGTGTTATGATGGATGATGAATTAATTAATGCGAAGTTATTTAATCAAGAATCTTGCAAGAGTACTTTCGTTCATAGAAATGTAAGTATGCAAAAAGTTGCTTTTAATACTCAAGAAGAGTATTTTAAAACCTTAAAAGAAGGCAGAGTTATTCTAAATCCTAAAGATAGATTAGAAATAATTCTAAGCGAGATAAGAAACATTGAAAAATTATGGAATTTAAAAGCGGAAATTGATGAAGAATTATTAGCAGAAGTTGTAGCAATTACTGAATATCCATCAGCGCTTTTAGGTAGTTTTGATAAAGAATTTTTACAAGTTGCACCTGAAGTAATTATTACTTCAATGAAAGAAAATCAACGCTATTTTGCAGTATATAAAGATAATTCTTTAAGCAATAATTTTATAACGATTACAAACTCATTCAATCCTGACCTTGAAACTATTAAAAAAGGTAATGAAAAGGTTTTAAGAGCAAGACTTAGTGATGCATTATTCTTTTGGGAAAATGACTTAAAAGTTGGTTTAGAGCCTGAGAGTTTAGCAAATACAATTTATATGCAAGAATTAGGAACGCTAAAAGATAAGCAAGCAAGAGAACTAAGCATTGCTTTAAGACTTGCAAAGATATTTGGATATGAAAACGAAAAAAATGTAAAAGATGCAATCAATCTTAGCAAGGCTGATTTAAGAACTCAAATGGTAGGAGAATTCCCAGAACTTCAAGGGATTGTAGGCTCATATTATGCTGCTAATATGGGATATTCTAGCGAAGTTTGCACAGCGATTAAAGAGCAATATTTATATGATGAATTACCAAGCACAAAGCTTAGCAAAATTATCATCCTTGCAACAAGACTTGATACCTTAATGGGGCTTTTTAGTATCAATAAACTTCCAAGTGGTAATAAAGACCCTTACGCATTAAGAAGAGCGGCTTTAAGTATTATTAAAATTTTAATTGATTTAGGCGTTAAATTTAATCTTTTAGATTTATTAGGAGAGTTTAAAGGACTTTATAAAGCTTATGATATTTCAAAATTAATTAGCTTTATTAATGATAGATTTTCGGCTTTATATCCTGTGAATTCATCTTATATTAAAGCAGTTTTAAATGCTAATAATACTGATATAGTAACGATTGATGAAAATATTAATGCTTTAATTACTTTATCAAAAGATAAAGATTATGAGAGCAAAATCTCAACATTTAAAAGACTTGCAAACATTATTAAAGATAGTAAAGACTTATATTGTGATGAAAGCAAGTTAAGTAATGAATATGAAAGAAAATTACACAAAGCTTATAAAGATATTAGCTTTAGCGAAAATGTTAGCGATAATTTAGCTGCGATTTTTGCACTTAAGCCTATTATTGATGAGTTTTTTGATAATGTTATGATTAATGTTGATGATTTAGAGATTAAAAATAATCGTTTAGCTCTAGTTTATAGCATTTATAAGCATATTGCAAGTATTGCTGATTTAAAAGAAGTAAGTTTTGAAAACAATATTTAA
- a CDS encoding DUF815 domain-containing protein, with product MKTIFKNYKAASFRAKTSSFKPIKNIDYVDIKELLFLDKEFNILKDNMNNFLNESLYQHCLLAGAKGCGKSSLIKAIFNEFSNSDLRIVEVFKEDLNDLRYIIDDLSELEYKFVIFLDDISFEINDDSFKALKPILDGGLERLSNNIMFILSSNYKNLLKSNNLNYQDADFNDESDDRFALKERFGIWLNFYSISQEQYLSIVKSFFKDEYNDEIRAKALEFANLKAARNGRIAKQFYEIYRK from the coding sequence TTGAAAACAATATTTAAAAACTATAAAGCTGCAAGTTTTAGAGCAAAAACTAGCAGCTTTAAACCCATTAAAAACATTGATTATGTAGATATTAAAGAGCTTTTGTTTTTAGATAAAGAATTTAATATCTTAAAAGATAATATGAATAACTTTTTAAATGAATCATTATATCAGCATTGTTTATTAGCAGGGGCTAAAGGCTGTGGAAAATCAAGCTTAATAAAGGCTATTTTTAATGAGTTTAGTAATAGTGATTTAAGAATAGTTGAGGTTTTTAAAGAAGACTTGAATGATTTAAGATATATTATTGATGATTTAAGCGAGTTAGAATATAAATTTGTAATATTTTTAGATGATATAAGTTTTGAGATAAACGATGATAGTTTTAAGGCTTTAAAACCTATTTTAGATGGCGGATTAGAAAGACTTAGTAATAATATTATGTTTATTCTAAGTTCAAATTATAAAAATCTTTTAAAATCAAATAATTTAAATTATCAAGATGCAGATTTTAACGATGAAAGTGATGATAGATTTGCATTAAAAGAACGCTTTGGAATATGGCTAAATTTTTATTCAATTTCACAAGAGCAGTATTTAAGCATAGTAAAATCATTTTTTAAAGATGAGTATAACGATGAAATAAGAGCAAAGGCTTTAGAATTTGCAAATCTTAAAGCTGCTAGAAATGGTCGTATTGCTAAGCAATTTTATGAAATTTATAGGAAGTAA
- a CDS encoding NUDIX hydrolase → MNISDFKIVDFKESNFIKPLRASYVINTHKVDWDFIKSFDCVSIMLYHKAKDSFIFVKQFRAPLYYHENCANLENGFSIELCSGIIDKDKSLEEIALDECIEELGFKPKKLIYIDKFYTGFGSGVSAQHLFFAEVSDDDIVGVGGGVDNGEFIESVWVSLSEYDSFFANNKRSALIDFANLWFRHIYKK, encoded by the coding sequence ATGAATATAAGCGATTTTAAAATAGTTGATTTTAAAGAATCTAATTTCATAAAGCCACTTCGTGCAAGTTATGTGATAAATACTCATAAGGTTGATTGGGATTTTATAAAATCTTTTGATTGCGTTAGTATAATGCTTTATCATAAAGCTAAAGATAGCTTTATATTTGTAAAACAATTTAGAGCACCGCTTTATTATCACGAAAATTGTGCTAATTTAGAAAATGGCTTTTCAATTGAGCTTTGTAGCGGAATAATTGATAAAGACAAAAGCTTAGAAGAAATTGCTTTAGATGAATGTATTGAAGAGCTAGGATTTAAGCCAAAAAAATTAATTTATATTGATAAATTTTACACAGGATTTGGCAGTGGAGTGAGTGCTCAGCATTTGTTTTTTGCAGAAGTTAGCGATGATGATATAGTAGGAGTTGGCGGCGGCGTTGATAATGGCGAGTTTATAGAAAGCGTTTGGGTAAGTCTTAGTGAATATGATAGCTTTTTTGCAAACAATAAAAGAAGTGCTTTGATTGATTTTGCTAATTTATGGTTTAGACATATTTATAAAAAATAA
- a CDS encoding SulP family inorganic anion transporter → MNKNYLLNINNIKTEALAALVVGFAIIPEAIAFSLIAGVNPKVGIYASICILLVSSIAGGRPALISAATGAMALLMIDLVKGYGLDYLMAAGILAGIFQILFGVLKVARFMSFIPRSVMVGFVNALAILIFMAQLDEIFKANSLGLAIICIALGIIYLFPLLPKIGKMIPSSLVAIVLITIISISAGFDVRTIKDLGELPSELPHFLIPNIPLNLETLQIILPYSLSLAMVGIMESLMTANVLDELTATKSNKNRECIGQGLANISTGFFGGMAGCGMIGQSMINVKSGARTRLSTFLAGAFLCIIIVSLADFVNYIPMGVLVAIMIMVSIGTFDFSSIKKLKSFPFSANAVMITTVIATIFTHNLAIGVVIGVLLEALFFANKVSYFLNCKKSLDNGVKTYKFYGQIFFKSVDKFYDEFNFDEKCECIIIDVSKAHFWDVSAIYALDKIISKFKDKGTKVEIIGINIASSYMMKKFSINKN, encoded by the coding sequence TTGAATAAAAATTATTTATTAAATATAAACAATATCAAAACAGAAGCTCTAGCAGCTTTAGTAGTTGGCTTTGCGATAATCCCTGAAGCCATAGCTTTTAGCTTGATTGCAGGTGTAAATCCTAAGGTTGGAATATACGCTAGTATTTGCATATTATTAGTTAGTTCTATTGCGGGTGGAAGACCTGCGTTAATTTCAGCTGCAACAGGTGCTATGGCTTTGCTTATGATTGATTTGGTGAAAGGCTATGGGCTTGATTATTTAATGGCTGCAGGTATTTTGGCTGGTATTTTTCAAATACTTTTTGGAGTTTTAAAAGTAGCTAGATTTATGAGTTTTATACCTCGTTCAGTTATGGTAGGCTTTGTTAATGCTTTGGCAATTTTGATTTTTATGGCTCAGCTTGATGAAATTTTTAAGGCAAATTCATTAGGGCTTGCAATAATTTGCATTGCTTTAGGCATAATTTATTTATTTCCTTTACTTCCTAAAATAGGCAAGATGATACCTAGTTCTTTAGTAGCTATTGTGTTAATAACTATTATTAGCATTAGTGCTGGTTTTGATGTTAGAACTATTAAAGACTTAGGCGAATTACCAAGCGAATTGCCACATTTTTTAATTCCAAATATTCCTTTAAATCTTGAAACATTACAAATTATTTTGCCTTATTCATTAAGCCTTGCAATGGTTGGAATAATGGAAAGCTTAATGACGGCAAATGTTTTAGATGAGCTAACTGCAACGAAAAGTAACAAAAATCGTGAATGTATAGGGCAAGGTTTAGCAAATATTAGCACAGGATTTTTTGGTGGAATGGCAGGTTGTGGAATGATAGGTCAATCTATGATAAATGTAAAATCAGGTGCAAGAACAAGGCTTTCTACATTTTTAGCTGGTGCTTTTTTGTGTATTATAATAGTTTCTTTAGCTGATTTTGTAAATTACATTCCTATGGGTGTTTTAGTAGCTATTATGATAATGGTATCAATTGGAACTTTTGATTTTAGTTCAATTAAAAAATTAAAAAGCTTTCCTTTTTCAGCAAATGCCGTTATGATTACAACCGTTATTGCCACTATATTTACACATAATTTAGCAATAGGTGTTGTAATAGGGGTTTTGCTTGAAGCTTTATTTTTTGCTAATAAAGTTTCTTATTTTTTAAATTGTAAGAAAAGTTTAGATAATGGTGTTAAAACTTATAAATTTTATGGACAGATATTTTTTAAGAGTGTTGATAAATTTTATGATGAATTTAACTTTGATGAGAAATGTGAATGTATTATAATTGATGTTAGCAAAGCACATTTTTGGGATGTTAGTGCTATTTATGCTCTTGATAAGATTATTTCAAAGTTTAAAGATAAAGGCACAAAAGTTGAGATAATAGGCATAAATATAGCAAGTTCATATATGATGAAAAAATTTAGTATTAATAAAAATTAA
- a CDS encoding universal stress protein: MKQYILACIDTKENAKGVCDAAIYFANLLGAGVTLLHALEQSDDLEINITINPNFEPKVFEEFAKHKEKDEQAKDKDGKELLNYYQNYCENAGVITNTLHLHGDLANLITIIEKDYKLLVVGKLLDNEQDLQIKEIIKSVNLPILLANKDFHSIDKALYAYDGSDNLDKALNKVLVNPIIKNASRVLIHLSKDEKKAKEILEKGKKVFDKYNKAISLEILDRTSPSDLVDYAHNNNFDIIVMGAYKNMAIKHIIFGSFTNEVLKKSKLPLLILKNYKEFEIGI; this comes from the coding sequence ATGAAACAATATATTTTAGCTTGCATAGATACTAAAGAAAACGCAAAAGGCGTTTGTGATGCTGCGATTTATTTTGCGAATTTGTTAGGAGCTGGTGTTACGCTTTTACACGCATTAGAGCAAAGTGATGATTTAGAGATAAATATCACTATAAATCCTAATTTTGAGCCAAAGGTTTTTGAAGAATTTGCAAAACATAAAGAAAAAGATGAACAAGCTAAAGATAAAGATGGGAAAGAATTATTAAACTATTATCAAAACTATTGCGAAAACGCAGGAGTAATTACTAATACCCTTCATCTTCATGGAGATTTAGCTAATTTAATCACTATTATTGAAAAAGATTATAAATTATTAGTGGTAGGAAAATTACTTGATAACGAACAAGATTTGCAGATAAAAGAAATTATAAAAAGCGTTAATCTTCCTATTTTATTAGCAAATAAAGATTTTCATTCTATTGATAAAGCATTATATGCTTATGATGGAAGCGATAATTTAGACAAAGCTTTAAACAAAGTTTTAGTAAATCCAATAATCAAAAATGCTTCAAGAGTTTTAATTCATCTAAGCAAAGATGAGAAAAAAGCTAAAGAGATTTTAGAAAAAGGAAAAAAAGTTTTTGATAAATACAATAAAGCAATAAGCCTTGAGATATTAGACAGAACTAGTCCTAGTGATTTGGTAGATTACGCACATAATAATAATTTTGATATTATCGTAATGGGAGCTTATAAAAATATGGCGATAAAACATATAATTTTTGGCTCTTTTACAAACGAAGTTTTAAAAAAATCAAAGCTACCTTTACTAATCTTAAAAAATTACAAAGAATTTGAAATAGGAATTTAA
- the tpx gene encoding thiol peroxidase — protein MKVNFKGNPVAISEAIKVGDSIKDTKVVGKDLSVINLNEDAIVICVPSIDTPVCAKEAREFNVKANKLGMKVYVVSMDLPFAMGRFCSAEGLENIIPVSDFRYGEFAKNYGCRIQEGALEGLTTRAIFVQKAGKIVYSEVCAEITELPDFDALEKALA, from the coding sequence AACCCAGTTGCAATCAGCGAAGCAATCAAAGTTGGAGATAGTATAAAAGATACTAAAGTAGTAGGAAAAGATTTAAGTGTTATTAATCTAAATGAAGATGCAATCGTAATTTGCGTTCCTAGTATTGATACACCTGTATGTGCAAAAGAAGCTCGTGAGTTTAACGTAAAAGCTAATAAACTTGGAATGAAAGTTTATGTTGTAAGTATGGATTTACCTTTTGCTATGGGTAGATTTTGTTCGGCTGAAGGATTAGAAAACATAATTCCTGTAAGCGATTTTAGATACGGCGAATTCGCTAAAAACTATGGCTGTAGAATTCAAGAAGGCGCTTTAGAAGGGCTTACTACAAGAGCGATTTTTGTTCAAAAAGCTGGCAAAATAGTTTATAGCGAAGTATGTGCTGAAATTACTGAATTACCAGACTTTGACGCTTTAGAAAAAGCTCTAGCATAA